In the genome of Anguilla anguilla isolate fAngAng1 chromosome 15, fAngAng1.pri, whole genome shotgun sequence, the window CTCTTCAACCTGGTGATGGTGCACTACGAGCGCTACCTGTGCATCGCCAGCCCGCTGCACCACAGCCAGTTCTGGGTCCACCGCTGCTTCCCCCTGGCGCTGCTCACCGTgtgggccccgcccctcctctaCGCCTCCCTGCCCGCCTTTGGCTGGAACAACTGGGGCTCCGCCTCCAACGCCACCTCCGGCGCCGGGGGCGGGaacggctccgccccctccggcCTGGGCGAGGAGGGCTGCTCGTACAGGCTGGTCTTCCCCAACACATTCATCTACCTGGAGGTGTACGGGCTCCTGCTCCCCGCCATCCTGTCCATCGTGGGCATGACGGGGCGGGTCCTGTGGATCGCCCGGCGGCAGGTGCGCGACCTGTGCAAGCTGCGGCGCTCGGTGGAGCGGGCGCAGGCGGTCACGGCCGAGCACAGGCTCAACCTGCGCTACGCCAAGTGCGTGGCGGCCGTCTCGCTGGTGTTCGTGGCCTGCTGGGTGCCCTACATCGTCTACGTGCACGTGTCCGTAGGCCTGctgcggcggggcggggccgggggcgggccggggggcggggcctccagCACACACATCGTCCTGTCCTGCACGGGCATCGGCAGCATGGCCATCATCCCCGTGGTCCTGGGCCTGGCCAACCGGCAGTACACCGACCCGGCCCGCAGGCTGCTGCACACCCTCAGGGCCCGCTGGAGGCGGAGGGAGCCAGGCGACATCGCGctctgaccaccccccccccccccccggcagacCCCAACCCTTACGGGACCACCCCCCTGTGGGGCCCGGCCGGCCTTGTTTGAGCCTCTCCATTTCCCCCCCGTTCCCTCGTGGGCCCAGG includes:
- the LOC118213684 gene encoding G-protein coupled bile acid receptor 1-like; amino-acid sequence: MTPDDPAQERLILCITLPLSTAIILANLLIILGIASNRQLHNTPNYFFLSLLVADLCTGVALPFIPRMGLSRDLDFSACLLVHIFPNFLFLSYLFNLVMVHYERYLCIASPLHHSQFWVHRCFPLALLTVWAPPLLYASLPAFGWNNWGSASNATSGAGGGNGSAPSGLGEEGCSYRLVFPNTFIYLEVYGLLLPAILSIVGMTGRVLWIARRQVRDLCKLRRSVERAQAVTAEHRLNLRYAKCVAAVSLVFVACWVPYIVYVHVSVGLLRRGGAGGGPGGGASSTHIVLSCTGIGSMAIIPVVLGLANRQYTDPARRLLHTLRARWRRREPGDIAL